One Natronorubrum halophilum genomic window, CTCACGGACCGTTCGCGCGGCGATGCCATCCACAAGGACTCTTGAAATAGTCGAACAGTATCTACTCCGCTTATATTTTTATCTCGAATATAAGAATTATTATGACTGTGAGCCAGATGGCAGTCGAAGCTCGGTAGAAGTGTTGCCGAATTTATGAATTATTCGGTGATTGTCCCGTATTTATATATACTAGTGCTCAGATACGAAGATATGTCATTCCGAACGAGGCGACGGGAGCTACTGATGGGGGTGGCCGCCGCTGGGTGCAGCGGTCTCGCTGGCTGTCTCAGTAGCGTTTCCGGACTCGACGTCGGTGATACCGACGACGGAGACGAAGATCGCACCGACCGAACGCTCAAACTGGGAATCATGCAACCGCTCACCGGTGATCTCGGTTCCGTGGGGAAGCCGATCCGTGACGCCGCGTTACTGCCGATCACCCAGGTCGAAGACGATATCGACCTCGAGATCGAGCACGAAGTGGTCGACACGGAGACGTCCGCGGCGACGGGCGTTCAGCGAGCGTCCCAGCTCGTCAACGCGGGCTATCCGATGGTCAACGGGCCGGCGGCTTCCGACGTGGCCCTGCAGGCGACCCAGCAGGTACTCATCCCGCACCGGGTCGTCAGCTGCTCACCGTCGGCGACGACGCCGACGATCACGGCGCTGAACGACGCCGGCCTCGTCTTTCGGACGGCACTGTCGGACTCGTTGCAGGCGGTCGTCCTCGCCGAGCAGGCCACGGCGGACCTCGGCCACGATACGGCGGCCACGATGTACGTCAACAACGACTACGGCTGGCAGCTGAGTCAGGCGTTTACGCAGGCGTTTGAAGCGACCCACGGCGGGTCGGTCTCGGTGCAGGTTCCGATAAACGAGGAGAGCGATTCCTACGCTGATGCACTCGAGCGGGCTCGAGCAGACGATCCAGGGCTGTTGATCGTGATCGGGTATCCGGAGACGGGCACGCAGTTATTTAGCGATCTGGGCGACGATATCGGCGACGTCGACGTGCTCGTCACGGACGGACTCCGAGACGGCGGCCTTCACGAGGAAGTCGATCACTCGATCGACGGAATCCGCGGAACGGCACCGCTGGTCGGCGGGCCCGGCGAGGCGTTTTTCTCCGACCTCTATCAGGAAACGTACGACGCCGAACCGGGAATTTTCACGGCCCACACCTACGATTCGACGGCCGTTCTCTTGCTCGCCAACGCCTACGCCGGGCAGAATGACGGGACGGCGATCAGAAACGCCATGCAGACGGTCACGAACGGACCCGGCGAGGTGATCGAGCCGAAGACGCTCGCCGATGGTCTCGAACTCGCGGCACAGGGGGAAAACATCGAGTACCGGGGCGCCTCGAGTGCGCTGTCGTTCGACGATAACGGTGACGTGATGGACGCAACGTTCGAATACTGGGAGTTCGATCAAGATGCAGAGGGTGGAATCGCCGAAATTGACAGGGTGACCACGTAATGTCGGGAATCAAAAAACTGGTGCCGTCGTTCGTCAGACGGCGATACCTCGCGAAGTTCGTAATCTCGATTCTGGCGGTCGTCCTGGTCATCGCCCTGGTCGGTTTCATCAGTCACGGCGCGATCGACGAAACGGTTAGAGCCGATTCGAACGAGCAACTCGAGTCGACTGCCGAGTTACAGGCGGACGGAATCGGCGACTGGGTCGAGTCGATGCGGGTCCAGACGCGGTCGGCGTCCTCCTCGCCGGTGTTACAGGAGGGTGATCCGCAGACGGTCCAGGGTGAACTCGTGGAGGCGCAAGCGAGGATGTCCGTCGACGTGCGGGCGATTCACTACGTCGACACCGAAAACGGCGAGGTCGTCACGAGCACGGACGCGGAACTCCGCGGCGAATCGCTCGACGACGTCGAGGATCCGTGGACGACGACCGACTTCGCGAGCGAACTCGCGTTCGACGGCGCGGTCTGGAACTCCGAATCGGCCTACCAATCGCCGTCGCTCGACGACCAGGTGATGGCCTTCGCCAGTCCGGTAACCGAGCGCAACGACCGCGTCGTCGTCGTCATCGGCACGCTCGAGTACCGCGTCCAGCAACTCCAACAGGAAGGAGCGTCGTCGTCGACGGCCATCATCGACGCCAACGGAACGCCGGTCCTGCAGGCCGAAAACGCCTCGATCGACGAGACGTCGGTCGACGAGGATGCGCTCGAGGCCGCCCTCGGCGGTCGGCTAACGCGCATCGAGGACGAGGAGTTCGTTCGAGCGTACACGCCGGTCGGCGACACGCAGTGGGTCGCCGTCACGAGCGTTCCGACCGAACAGGCCTACGGTGTCGCGAGCGACGTCGGTACCAACGTCATCGCGATGGTGCTCGTCAGCCTGATCACGCTCGGACTCGTCGGCGTCGTCCTGGGTCGACAGACCGTCGTTCCGCTGGCCGAACTGCGCGATCGGACGAAAGAGATGGAGCAGGGCAACCTCGGGGTCGATCTCGAGACGTCCCGGTCCGACGAGATCGGTCGGTTGTACGACGGGTTCGACAGCATGCGCACCTCGCTACGGGATCAGATCGAGGAGGCCGAAGCGGCGCGCCAGGACGCCGAACAGGCGCGCGCCGAGACCGAGGCGATAAACCAGCACCTCGAGGCGAAAGCGGACGAGTACCGCGACGTGATGGCCCAGTGTGCCACGGGCGATCTGACCCAGCGGCTCGATCCCGAAAGCGAGAGCGAGGCGATGGCCGACATCGCCCGCTCGTTCAACTCGATGGTCGACGAGCTTGAGGAGACGACCGCACACGTCAAGACGTTCGCTACCGAGGTCGCGACCGCGAGCGAAGAGGTGACGACGAGCGCCGAGGAGGTCCGATCGGCATCCGAACAGGTGACCGAGTCCGTCCAGGAGATCTCCGACGGCGCGGATCGACAGAATCAGCACTTACAAGCGGTATCGAACGAGATCAGCGGGCTTTCGACGACGACCGAACAGATCGCAGCGTCGTCGAACGAAGTCGCCGATCTCTCC contains:
- a CDS encoding ABC transporter substrate-binding protein, which encodes MSFRTRRRELLMGVAAAGCSGLAGCLSSVSGLDVGDTDDGDEDRTDRTLKLGIMQPLTGDLGSVGKPIRDAALLPITQVEDDIDLEIEHEVVDTETSAATGVQRASQLVNAGYPMVNGPAASDVALQATQQVLIPHRVVSCSPSATTPTITALNDAGLVFRTALSDSLQAVVLAEQATADLGHDTAATMYVNNDYGWQLSQAFTQAFEATHGGSVSVQVPINEESDSYADALERARADDPGLLIVIGYPETGTQLFSDLGDDIGDVDVLVTDGLRDGGLHEEVDHSIDGIRGTAPLVGGPGEAFFSDLYQETYDAEPGIFTAHTYDSTAVLLLANAYAGQNDGTAIRNAMQTVTNGPGEVIEPKTLADGLELAAQGENIEYRGASSALSFDDNGDVMDATFEYWEFDQDAEGGIAEIDRVTT
- a CDS encoding methyl-accepting chemotaxis protein, with amino-acid sequence MSGIKKLVPSFVRRRYLAKFVISILAVVLVIALVGFISHGAIDETVRADSNEQLESTAELQADGIGDWVESMRVQTRSASSSPVLQEGDPQTVQGELVEAQARMSVDVRAIHYVDTENGEVVTSTDAELRGESLDDVEDPWTTTDFASELAFDGAVWNSESAYQSPSLDDQVMAFASPVTERNDRVVVVIGTLEYRVQQLQQEGASSSTAIIDANGTPVLQAENASIDETSVDEDALEAALGGRLTRIEDEEFVRAYTPVGDTQWVAVTSVPTEQAYGVASDVGTNVIAMVLVSLITLGLVGVVLGRQTVVPLAELRDRTKEMEQGNLGVDLETSRSDEIGRLYDGFDSMRTSLRDQIEEAEAARQDAEQARAETEAINQHLEAKADEYRDVMAQCATGDLTQRLDPESESEAMADIARSFNSMVDELEETTAHVKTFATEVATASEEVTTSAEEVRSASEQVTESVQEISDGADRQNQHLQAVSNEISGLSTTTEQIAASSNEVADLSERTAETGRHGRKAAQEAIDGMHEIESESNEAVEAIKALEAEMEQIDELVEFISDVARQTNMLALNANIEASRGGAGGDDGNGFAVVASQVKELAEDTRETAEDIEKRLERINERTDHTATEVQKTADRISTHVDSVENAASALDEIADYASQTNDGVQEISAASEEQAASTQEVVAMTSAATGISETTAQEAQHVAAAAEEQTSALAEVSENANSLAGQAAQLSEALDRFETDRGITAWESDGDSELTYEEGTSIPEEIPVEPETDGQTFDGDGTTGIGSSNAPIETDEKTADAEETEDDAEGTNADATESEDDASTSPSTDQPFSFDEVDET